The following proteins are encoded in a genomic region of Flexivirga oryzae:
- a CDS encoding class I SAM-dependent methyltransferase, whose product MTETPGFDRSQELAKASLAAGSPTDWFEQLYDAAAHGEVEIPWDRGGPHPLLSEWFAQYPEEATGSGRTAVVPGAGPGHDAELLASLGFRTTAFDISHTAIDRITAAHPSSTVDYRVANLFDLPEEWRGAFDLVVEAMTVQSMPRDVRTRATAAVRSLVAPGGVLLVIGGVLPPEPDPDYGPPWRLTRAEIEAFGTDDLALERVVHDTEGIRYRAVFRRRAA is encoded by the coding sequence ATGACGGAGACACCAGGCTTCGACCGTTCGCAGGAGCTCGCGAAGGCATCGCTGGCGGCCGGAAGCCCCACCGACTGGTTCGAGCAGCTGTATGACGCGGCAGCGCACGGCGAGGTCGAGATCCCGTGGGACCGCGGTGGACCGCACCCGCTGCTCAGCGAGTGGTTCGCCCAGTATCCCGAGGAGGCGACCGGGTCCGGGCGCACCGCGGTCGTGCCGGGCGCCGGACCGGGGCACGACGCGGAACTGCTGGCATCACTGGGTTTCCGGACCACCGCGTTCGACATTTCGCACACCGCGATCGACCGGATCACCGCTGCGCACCCGAGCAGCACCGTCGACTACCGCGTCGCGAACCTGTTCGACCTTCCCGAGGAGTGGCGCGGCGCGTTCGATCTGGTCGTCGAGGCGATGACCGTGCAGTCGATGCCGCGTGACGTGCGGACCCGGGCCACCGCCGCAGTTCGCTCGCTCGTCGCACCCGGAGGGGTGCTGCTGGTGATCGGGGGTGTGCTGCCACCGGAGCCGGACCCCGACTACGGTCCGCCGTGGCGGCTCACCCGTGCGGAGATCGAGGCGTTCGGGACCGACGACCTGGCTTTAGAGCGGGTCGTGCACGACACCGAAGGGATCCGCTACCGGGCGGTCTTCCGCCGGCGTGCCGCCTGA
- a CDS encoding TrmH family RNA methyltransferase, translating to MPSRVHRVLSRNATFQQWQALLGNRTKRHRAGEFVVQGVRPISLALQHDWDFSALLRPVGARASAWAEEVWRTAPGRRYELADDLLAELAERDTDEPPELVAIARMPADDLDRLADPARAPLIAVFDRPSSPGNLGTVLRSLDAFGGTGLIVCGHAADPYDPRAVRASTGSLFAVPVVRSGSADEALSWIRAQRGFGFGYTVFGTDEGGESDLRRIDFTGPSVIVIGNETRGMSRAWRDASDRVISIAMVGSASSLNAATAASIVLHEALQQRRNR from the coding sequence GTGCCCTCACGCGTCCACCGAGTCTTGAGCCGCAACGCGACCTTCCAGCAGTGGCAGGCGCTGCTCGGCAACCGGACGAAGCGCCATCGGGCCGGTGAGTTCGTGGTGCAGGGTGTCCGGCCGATCTCGCTTGCGCTGCAGCATGATTGGGACTTCAGTGCCTTGTTGCGTCCGGTCGGCGCACGTGCGTCTGCGTGGGCGGAGGAGGTATGGCGCACGGCGCCCGGCCGGCGGTACGAGCTGGCCGACGACCTGCTCGCCGAACTGGCCGAACGTGACACCGATGAGCCGCCGGAGCTGGTCGCGATCGCGCGGATGCCGGCCGACGACCTCGACCGACTCGCCGACCCTGCGCGGGCGCCGCTGATCGCCGTCTTCGACCGGCCGTCCAGCCCGGGCAACCTGGGCACGGTGCTGCGCTCGCTGGACGCCTTCGGCGGCACCGGGCTGATCGTCTGCGGGCACGCTGCGGACCCCTACGATCCACGTGCCGTCCGTGCCTCGACCGGCTCGCTCTTCGCCGTGCCGGTCGTGCGGTCCGGATCGGCTGACGAGGCGTTGTCCTGGATCCGCGCACAACGTGGATTTGGTTTCGGATACACGGTTTTCGGCACCGACGAGGGCGGGGAGAGCGATCTGCGCCGCATCGACTTCACCGGGCCGTCGGTGATCGTCATCGGCAACGAGACACGAGGCATGAGTCGTGCCTGGCGGGACGCGAGCGACCGGGTGATCAGCATCGCGATGGTCGGCTCGGCGAGCTCGCTGAACGCCGCAACCGCCGCCTCGATCGTGCTGCACGAGGCGCTCCAGCAACGCCGCAACCGGTAA